The following proteins are co-located in the Trichocoleus sp. FACHB-46 genome:
- a CDS encoding hemolysin family protein: MIVLFAPTHPLAIAEPGPLLGNVQFDLVILVVMLLLSACFSGSETAITALDNLKLRALIKEQGDPDRLFRLVLEKRARFITTLLVGNNLVNNFSAILTSNLFAIWLGNAGIGVATAVVTFLVLIFGEITPKSIAINNVMPVFILAVRPIYWLSVILLPIIYFFEAIAQSVVRLFQGSSAQQGESLQDLQLMIEILGGKGQLDLHKHQLLNKALMLDRVTARDVVKPRVDMQTISQAATLQDLVNFCLETGYSRIPVQEESKDEIVGIVHLKRALQQLKQLRKAGQDNGLVTEAMDPPVYIPESKRVTDLLKEMLQQQFHIAIVVDEYGGTVGLVTLEDILEQLVGEIYDESDFPARSKAAKKLGLLSGNRSSS, translated from the coding sequence GTGATTGTTTTGTTTGCTCCAACTCATCCCTTGGCGATCGCCGAACCTGGTCCCCTCTTAGGGAATGTGCAGTTCGACCTGGTCATTTTGGTAGTCATGCTGCTGTTATCAGCCTGCTTTTCTGGCTCTGAAACAGCGATTACTGCCCTTGATAACTTGAAGTTACGAGCTTTAATCAAAGAGCAAGGCGACCCCGATCGCCTTTTTCGCTTAGTTCTGGAGAAGCGAGCTCGCTTTATTACCACCCTGTTGGTGGGCAATAACTTAGTTAACAACTTCTCTGCAATTCTCACCAGCAATCTATTTGCCATTTGGCTAGGGAATGCTGGGATTGGGGTCGCTACCGCTGTTGTCACTTTCCTGGTACTAATTTTTGGCGAGATTACGCCAAAATCCATCGCTATTAATAATGTGATGCCAGTATTCATCTTGGCCGTTCGGCCTATTTACTGGCTCTCAGTGATTTTGCTGCCCATCATTTATTTTTTTGAGGCGATCGCTCAAAGCGTGGTGCGCTTGTTTCAGGGAAGTTCCGCCCAGCAAGGCGAGTCACTTCAAGATTTGCAACTGATGATCGAGATCTTGGGCGGCAAAGGTCAACTCGATCTCCACAAACATCAACTCCTCAATAAAGCTTTAATGCTCGATCGCGTCACGGCACGAGACGTGGTTAAGCCACGAGTAGACATGCAAACGATTTCTCAAGCAGCCACGCTACAAGACTTGGTCAATTTTTGCCTAGAAACGGGCTATTCACGCATCCCAGTCCAAGAAGAATCGAAAGATGAAATTGTTGGCATTGTGCATCTAAAGCGGGCTCTGCAACAGTTAAAACAACTGCGAAAAGCAGGGCAGGATAATGGCCTAGTTACAGAAGCGATGGACCCGCCTGTTTACATTCCTGAGAGCAAGCGAGTCACCGACCTGCTGAAAGAGATGCTGCAACAACAGTTTCACATTGCCATTGTGGTTGACGAGTATGGCGGCACAGTAGGCTTAGTAACCTTGGAAGATATTCTGGAGCAGTTAGTAGGGGAAATTTACGACGAAAGCGACTTTCCCGCCCGCTCTAAGGCAGCTAAAAAGCTAGGTCTCCTTTCCGGCAACCGTTCTAGTTCTTAG
- a CDS encoding ABC transporter ATP-binding protein: MATFRDVLGYYRRYWPTAAFSITASSAFEIIDLGVPYAIGQILNVLSQEPLDPFMQDLVALVASLVRLPNQRFLELAVLLGVIFIITVVRAPIQPWIGSWFHWDIALRSRRDHSRGVLEKILTLPLEFYDENNPGRIAGRVARGLANHTWSYPEIAGQLIPKLFRVLGIFVVIWLIEWRIAIAFLVSFIFILSFTFAHLGRLIQREEILDRYQENTESRTSEVITNIKTVKAFATEATELKRQSQRLDRELKVVEYRIHEGYTRLGTWQRLVVQSCVFFILAFTLVATVGGKISLGHFVTLLTVSSMAYSELEPISNLAETFARRYASMLRFHEFMQLPLGSDAGSLQPLSEQDAAYSFTGKVEFSHLTFGYHRDRPVLQDINLLIEPYQTVALVGRSGSGKSTLVKLLFRYFEPSQGSVLMDGENISTLDVTQYRKRLAIVHQEVDVFNGTLLDNLLYGNHQASFEQVQEACRIAQCEEFIQQLPQRYKTIVGERGMRLSGGQRQRLGIARALLAEPDVLVFDEATSSLDYESERAIQLAMRSIFGTRTTIIIAHRLSTVREADKIVVLDQGRIVEMGNHDELLRQAGIYRRLHSLQETGELI; the protein is encoded by the coding sequence ATGGCCACCTTCCGGGATGTCCTCGGCTATTACCGTCGCTATTGGCCTACAGCCGCCTTTAGTATCACTGCCTCCAGTGCCTTCGAAATTATTGATCTTGGAGTGCCCTACGCGATCGGCCAAATTTTGAATGTGCTCTCGCAGGAACCGCTAGATCCCTTTATGCAAGATCTAGTGGCGCTTGTCGCCAGCTTAGTGCGCCTACCTAACCAGCGCTTCCTAGAGTTAGCAGTGCTGTTGGGTGTCATCTTCATCATTACAGTGGTACGAGCACCCATCCAGCCTTGGATTGGTAGTTGGTTCCATTGGGATATTGCACTCCGTAGCCGCCGCGATCACTCTAGGGGGGTACTGGAAAAAATTCTGACGCTGCCGTTAGAGTTTTATGACGAAAACAACCCAGGCCGCATTGCGGGTCGGGTGGCAAGAGGCTTAGCAAACCATACCTGGAGCTACCCAGAAATCGCTGGGCAACTAATTCCTAAGTTGTTTCGGGTGCTGGGCATCTTTGTGGTCATTTGGCTGATTGAGTGGCGCATTGCGATCGCCTTCTTGGTCTCGTTTATTTTCATTCTGAGCTTCACGTTTGCTCATCTGGGACGGCTGATTCAGCGAGAAGAAATTCTCGATCGCTACCAGGAGAACACAGAAAGCCGAACTTCAGAAGTAATTACCAACATCAAAACGGTAAAGGCATTTGCCACAGAAGCAACCGAGCTAAAGCGACAGTCGCAACGCTTAGACCGAGAGCTAAAAGTGGTGGAGTACCGCATTCACGAGGGTTATACCCGTTTGGGAACTTGGCAGCGCCTAGTAGTGCAAAGCTGCGTGTTCTTTATTCTGGCTTTTACGCTAGTGGCAACGGTGGGCGGCAAAATTTCTCTAGGGCACTTTGTCACTCTGCTGACCGTTTCTAGCATGGCTTACTCAGAGCTAGAACCGATTAGTAACTTGGCCGAGACCTTTGCGCGACGCTATGCCTCCATGCTGCGATTCCATGAGTTTATGCAGTTACCCCTTGGGTCTGATGCAGGCAGTTTGCAGCCCCTGTCCGAGCAAGATGCGGCTTACTCATTTACAGGCAAAGTGGAGTTTTCCCATCTCACCTTTGGCTATCATCGCGATCGCCCTGTGCTGCAAGACATTAACTTGTTGATCGAGCCTTACCAAACCGTGGCGCTAGTCGGTCGCTCTGGTTCTGGCAAATCCACTTTGGTCAAGCTGCTCTTTCGTTACTTTGAGCCAAGCCAAGGCTCTGTGTTGATGGATGGGGAGAACATCAGCACGTTGGATGTGACTCAGTACCGAAAACGGTTGGCGATCGTGCATCAAGAAGTAGATGTTTTTAATGGCACCTTGCTCGACAATCTGCTTTACGGCAATCACCAAGCCAGTTTTGAACAAGTACAAGAAGCTTGTCGCATCGCTCAGTGCGAAGAATTTATCCAGCAATTACCGCAGCGTTACAAAACAATCGTGGGAGAGCGAGGTATGCGGCTCTCTGGCGGTCAGCGACAGCGCTTAGGCATTGCCCGTGCCCTCTTGGCTGAACCAGATGTCTTGGTCTTTGACGAAGCTACCTCTAGCCTTGACTACGAATCGGAGCGAGCCATTCAACTGGCTATGCGATCGATTTTCGGCACCCGCACCACCATCATCATTGCCCACCGTCTGAGCACAGTGCGAGAGGCAGACAAAATTGTAGTCCTCGATCAAGGCCGCATTGTGGAAATGGGCAACCATGATGAGCTTCTGCGCCAAGCAGGAATTTATCGCCGTTTGCACTCCTTGCAAGAAACTGGGGAGCTAATTTAG